A single genomic interval of Chloroflexota bacterium harbors:
- a CDS encoding Neelaredoxin, translating into MTKLSERIQEADWKKEKHVPVIECPDEVKADEMFQVTVSLGKEVGHPNTTEHHISWISLYFHPEGEPFTHQVGHFEFTAHGEAVAGPNQGPVYTHHAVTVTLKVTKPGTLYALALCNIHGLWESSKEIRIA; encoded by the coding sequence ATGACCAAGCTGAGCGAACGCATTCAGGAAGCTGATTGGAAGAAGGAAAAACACGTGCCGGTCATCGAGTGCCCGGACGAGGTGAAGGCCGACGAGATGTTCCAGGTGACGGTCAGCCTGGGGAAGGAGGTGGGACATCCCAACACCACGGAACATCATATCAGTTGGATCTCCCTTTACTTCCACCCGGAGGGGGAGCCGTTTACCCATCAGGTGGGGCATTTCGAGTTCACCGCTCATGGTGAGGCGGTGGCTGGCCCCAACCAGGGCCCGGTGTACACGCACCACGCGGTGACGGTTACATTGAAGGTGACCAAGCCCGGCACCCTGTACGCCTTGGCTCTGTGCAACATCCACGGATTATGGGAGAGCAGCAAGGAGATCCGGATAGCCTGA
- a CDS encoding carbon-nitrogen hydrolase family protein, which yields MSLFRIALLQMVACGDDQEANLAKGEAFCRRARELGADLALFPEMWNIGYTFYDPGRPGAQEEWRAQAIGRDDAFVMHFRALAKELGMAIALTYLERWEGAPRNSVSLIDRRGEVVMTYAKVHTCDFDREIALTPGDDFYVCDLETEEGTVRVGAMICYDREFPESARILMLKGAEIILTPNACELEAHRIGQFRARAFENMVGVAMTNYAAPQNNGHSIAFDPIAFDERGNARDTLVIEAGEEESVYLAVFHMDRIRAYRERETWGNAFRKPRCYGLLTSLEVRPPFVRAEDRR from the coding sequence ATGAGCCTGTTCCGGATCGCTCTGTTGCAGATGGTAGCCTGTGGGGACGATCAGGAGGCGAACCTCGCCAAGGGGGAGGCGTTCTGCCGGCGTGCGAGGGAGTTGGGAGCGGACCTCGCGCTCTTCCCGGAGATGTGGAACATCGGGTACACCTTTTACGATCCGGGTCGGCCGGGCGCGCAGGAGGAGTGGCGGGCGCAGGCGATCGGCCGGGATGATGCCTTCGTCATGCACTTCAGGGCGCTGGCGAAGGAGCTGGGGATGGCCATCGCCCTGACCTATCTGGAGAGATGGGAGGGCGCGCCGCGTAACTCCGTTTCCCTGATCGACCGACGCGGCGAGGTCGTGATGACGTACGCCAAGGTGCATACCTGCGATTTCGATCGGGAGATCGCCCTGACCCCTGGAGACGATTTCTACGTGTGCGATCTGGAGACGGAGGAAGGGACGGTCAGGGTGGGGGCCATGATCTGCTACGATCGGGAGTTCCCGGAGAGCGCTCGCATTCTGATGTTGAAGGGGGCGGAGATCATCCTGACGCCCAACGCCTGCGAGCTGGAGGCGCATCGCATCGGCCAGTTCAGGGCGAGGGCCTTTGAGAACATGGTAGGGGTGGCGATGACCAACTATGCCGCGCCGCAGAACAACGGACACTCCATCGCCTTTGATCCCATCGCCTTCGACGAGAGGGGGAACGCGAGGGATACCCTGGTGATCGAGGCGGGCGAGGAGGAGAGCGTCTACCTGGCCGTCTTCCATATGGATCGGATCCGGGCGTATCGGGAGCGTGAGACGTGGGGGAACGCGTTTCGGAAGCCCCGTTGCTATGGCCTGCTGACATCCCTTGAGGTGAGGCCGCCCTTCGTCAGGGCGGAGGATCGAAGGTAA